In Nitrospiria bacterium, the sequence ACCGCGCCGCAAACTCGCTACAAGCGTTCAACTTGTAAAAACCCCAGTTCAACCGGGGTGGAGCGTCCGAAGATGCTCACCAACACTTTCACTTTGTTCTGCTCGGCATGCACTTCATCAACAACGCCGTTAAACCCAAGAAAAGGACCGTCGATAATGCGAACCGCGTCTCCCTTTTGGAACTGTAATTTCTCACGTGGCGCGGCGGTACCCGCATCCAACTGTTTCAGCAACGTCTCCACCTCGGACTCGGACAAGGGCGCCGGTTTGGCTTCTCCCCCCAAAAATCCGGTCACTTTGGGTGTGTTTTTAATCAACTGCAATGTCTCATCGGTCATTTCCATTTCGATCAGAACGTAGCCCGGGAAAAATTTCTTGGTCGACACCCTTTTCTTGCCGTCTTTAATCTCGATCACCTCTTCGGTGGGGACCAAAACCTTGCTGATTTTTTCCTGCAAGCCCAGGTGGCCGGCCTGCTCCTCAATCGTGGTTTTTACACGCCCCTCAAATCCGGAATACGTATGAATGACGTACCAGTTCTTTGTCATCGATATCACCAAGTGGATTATCCTATTGAATGATGAGCCGAACCGCTTTCACAAGAGCCATGTCCAGCACGGACAAGAAAATCCCAATGATAAACACAAGG encodes:
- the nusG gene encoding transcription termination/antitermination protein NusG — protein: MTKNWYVIHTYSGFEGRVKTTIEEQAGHLGLQEKISKVLVPTEEVIEIKDGKKRVSTKKFFPGYVLIEMEMTDETLQLIKNTPKVTGFLGGEAKPAPLSESEVETLLKQLDAGTAAPREKLQFQKGDAVRIIDGPFLGFNGVVDEVHAEQNKVKVLVSIFGRSTPVELGFLQVERL